Proteins from one Pontibacter korlensis genomic window:
- a CDS encoding exo-beta-N-acetylmuramidase NamZ domain-containing protein, translated as MTHHFLLLSTSLLLSLGSCNSKQVPASVPVQPQAAATETSVPEAKPLKTGAEQLELYLPKLQGKRVGLIVNQTSTIGQTHLVDTLLSRGVEIKTIFAPEHGFRGEADAGAHIKDGNDPKTGLPIISLYGKNKKPLPEQVKDLDVLLFDIQDVGTRFYTYISTMHYAMEAAAENRKEVVVLDRPNPNGHYVDGPVLEQDQVSFVGMHPIPIVHGLTVGELAKMINGEKWLEGKHQANLTVIPMANYNHNMAYELPVRPSPNLPNAQSIALYPSLCLFEGTNVSVGRGTPTPFQIIGSPYYQIKEFSFTPVSTPGATDPPHKGVTCYGMDLTDPADAQPFTLSFLLEMYKNSTQKDKFFNNFFERLAGTTKLREQIKAGKTEVEIRASWEPALSNYKTLRKQYLLYPDFS; from the coding sequence ATGACACACCATTTCCTGCTTCTCTCAACTTCGCTGCTTCTCTCGCTTGGCAGCTGCAACTCGAAACAAGTTCCTGCCTCTGTACCTGTACAGCCTCAGGCTGCAGCAACAGAGACCTCTGTGCCAGAGGCAAAGCCTCTTAAAACTGGAGCCGAGCAATTAGAATTATACTTACCTAAGCTACAGGGTAAGCGTGTAGGTTTGATTGTAAACCAGACATCAACCATAGGGCAAACACACCTGGTAGACACGCTGCTTAGCCGTGGCGTAGAGATCAAAACCATCTTTGCACCAGAACATGGTTTCCGTGGCGAGGCTGACGCTGGCGCTCACATCAAAGACGGCAATGACCCTAAAACCGGTTTACCAATTATCTCGCTCTACGGCAAAAACAAAAAACCGCTGCCTGAGCAGGTAAAAGACCTTGATGTGCTGCTATTCGATATACAGGATGTGGGCACACGTTTCTATACTTACATCAGCACCATGCATTATGCGATGGAGGCTGCCGCTGAGAACAGAAAAGAGGTAGTGGTGCTGGATCGCCCCAACCCCAATGGCCATTATGTAGACGGTCCGGTGCTGGAGCAGGATCAGGTTTCTTTTGTGGGAATGCACCCTATTCCGATTGTGCATGGTTTAACTGTAGGCGAGCTGGCAAAGATGATCAACGGTGAAAAGTGGCTGGAAGGAAAGCACCAGGCAAACCTGACCGTCATTCCTATGGCTAACTATAACCACAACATGGCCTATGAATTGCCGGTAAGGCCTTCACCTAACCTGCCAAATGCCCAGTCAATTGCATTGTACCCATCTCTCTGCCTGTTTGAAGGAACCAATGTAAGTGTAGGTCGTGGTACACCAACACCATTTCAGATAATTGGTAGCCCATACTACCAAATCAAAGAGTTCAGCTTTACGCCTGTTAGCACACCAGGTGCTACTGATCCTCCTCATAAGGGTGTTACCTGCTATGGCATGGATCTAACTGATCCAGCCGATGCACAACCGTTTACACTGAGCTTCCTGCTGGAGATGTATAAGAATTCAACTCAGAAAGATAAATTCTTCAATAACTTCTTTGAGAGGTTGGCAGGCACGACTAAACTGCGTGAGCAGATAAAAGCTGGTAAAACCGAGGTAGAAATCAGAGCCTCATGGGAGCCCGCTCTATCGAACTACAAAACCTTGCGTAAGCAGTACCTGCTTTACCCAGACTTTAGCTAA
- a CDS encoding sterol desaturase family protein, translating to MLTGIGTMLLTFVAMEGVAWLMHKYVLHGFLWFLHKSHHTHHHHAFEWNDLFFAYYGTLAMLFFIFGSDPIDYRFWIGAGITLYGLAYFLIHDVFIHRRIKVFGKTSNVYLKALNMAHKVHHKVQDKNGSESFGMLWVAPRYFRLAYEIVKKQEQEERGSVHY from the coding sequence ATGCTGACAGGCATCGGAACCATGCTTTTGACTTTTGTTGCCATGGAAGGTGTGGCGTGGCTCATGCACAAGTATGTGCTGCACGGGTTTCTTTGGTTCCTGCACAAGTCGCACCACACACACCATCATCATGCCTTTGAATGGAATGATCTATTCTTTGCCTATTATGGAACGCTGGCAATGCTATTCTTTATTTTTGGCAGCGATCCAATTGATTATAGGTTTTGGATTGGCGCAGGAATCACGTTGTATGGCTTGGCCTACTTCTTGATACACGATGTGTTTATTCATAGGCGAATAAAGGTGTTTGGCAAAACATCCAATGTGTATCTCAAGGCCTTGAACATGGCACATAAGGTACATCATAAGGTGCAAGATAAGAATGGTTCTGAGTCGTTTGGAATGCTGTGGGTAGCGCCCCGCTATTTCAGGTTGGCTTATGAGATTGTGAAGAAACAGGAACAGGAGGAACGTGGCTCAGTACACTATTAA
- a CDS encoding HNH endonuclease: MLYKLTLKNCEKTVVVDDATYDYIQSNAYLQQIEFLKHLRIHSNGYAFFQKNWPLKNGKYRNETIYLHKMIGEQLMEKPESDMKLYVHFKNGNKLDCRRENLEWAPLCKIVRNTTKTENKLGVRGVHKEAQKYRAIIHHNKQRINLGTFETLQEAALAYSKKSEELFGKTKSLKTFTKVLEEEEAAPLN, translated from the coding sequence ATGCTGTACAAACTGACTCTAAAGAACTGTGAAAAAACTGTAGTTGTAGATGACGCTACCTATGATTACATCCAAAGCAATGCGTATCTACAACAAATTGAGTTCCTAAAGCACCTCCGCATTCACTCTAACGGCTACGCCTTCTTTCAGAAAAACTGGCCTCTTAAAAACGGTAAGTACCGTAACGAGACCATCTACCTGCACAAGATGATAGGTGAGCAGCTGATGGAAAAGCCTGAGAGTGATATGAAGCTTTATGTGCACTTTAAAAACGGGAACAAACTCGACTGCCGACGCGAAAATCTGGAATGGGCTCCGCTATGCAAGATTGTTCGCAACACGACTAAAACCGAGAATAAACTTGGTGTAAGAGGGGTACATAAAGAAGCCCAGAAGTATCGCGCGATTATTCACCACAACAAGCAGCGCATTAACCTTGGCACCTTTGAGACTTTGCAGGAGGCTGCCCTGGCCTACAGCAAAAAGTCTGAGGAGCTTTTTGGCAAAACCAAGAGCCTAAAGACCTTTACCAAGGTACTTGAGGAAGAAGAGGCTGCACCTTTAAACTAA
- a CDS encoding ABC transporter permease yields MNISKYISDKISEVQTGSFTQSVTKIAIISIAAGIAIMIVSFAILEGFRNEIREKIFSFGAHLQISKYDTNNSYEGAPISQNIGVTDSIPGIKKIQAFARKTAIIKTEDEVLGVVMKGVGENYDLSAMQQNLGGGELIAFNDTVSSKDVLLSQSIASKLRLNVGDEAIFYFIQNPPRARKLRVSGIYNTGLEEFDEVFVIGDIKLIRELNNWPDTLVGGVEVVLQDFEQIDQAAELVFEHMNYDLQLEKITDRHAQLFDWLKLLQKNVVIFLVLIIFVATFNMVSTVFIMIIERINMIGVLKAVGATDAQIRQVFYFRGLKLTLKGMLWGNITGLGFCAVQYYFELIPLDPENYYMDRVPISWNFGMVLLLNVLTLVLTMLAILIPAAMIARIKPVKAIKFD; encoded by the coding sequence GTGAATATCTCCAAATACATATCCGATAAAATATCAGAAGTGCAGACCGGCTCTTTTACGCAGTCGGTTACAAAAATAGCAATTATAAGCATAGCCGCAGGTATTGCTATCATGATTGTGTCTTTTGCCATACTGGAGGGATTCCGTAATGAGATACGCGAAAAGATTTTCAGCTTTGGTGCACACCTTCAAATCAGCAAGTATGACACGAATAACTCCTATGAGGGGGCTCCTATCAGTCAGAACATAGGCGTTACGGATTCTATACCGGGTATAAAAAAAATACAGGCCTTTGCCCGCAAAACAGCCATTATTAAAACTGAAGACGAAGTGCTGGGTGTGGTGATGAAGGGGGTAGGGGAGAACTACGACCTCAGCGCTATGCAGCAGAACCTGGGGGGAGGCGAGCTTATCGCTTTCAATGATACAGTGTCTTCAAAGGATGTGCTGCTGAGCCAAAGTATAGCCAGTAAGCTCCGGCTGAATGTGGGAGACGAAGCTATCTTTTATTTTATCCAGAACCCACCCCGTGCCAGGAAACTAAGAGTAAGTGGTATTTATAATACCGGCTTGGAAGAGTTTGACGAGGTCTTTGTTATCGGAGACATAAAATTGATTCGGGAGCTAAATAATTGGCCGGATACTCTGGTGGGTGGGGTAGAAGTTGTGCTGCAAGACTTTGAGCAGATAGACCAGGCAGCTGAGCTTGTTTTTGAGCATATGAACTACGATCTGCAGCTAGAGAAAATTACGGATCGCCATGCCCAACTCTTTGACTGGCTAAAACTGCTGCAGAAAAACGTTGTGATCTTTCTGGTGCTGATCATTTTTGTGGCGACCTTTAACATGGTTTCCACGGTGTTTATTATGATCATTGAGCGGATAAACATGATTGGTGTTTTGAAGGCCGTGGGTGCCACCGATGCGCAAATACGACAAGTATTCTACTTCCGAGGGTTAAAGCTGACTTTGAAGGGAATGCTTTGGGGTAATATTACTGGGCTTGGCTTCTGTGCTGTTCAGTATTATTTCGAGCTGATTCCGCTGGACCCAGAGAACTATTATATGGACAGGGTACCTATCAGCTGGAACTTTGGCATGGTGCTGCTGCTGAACGTGCTGACACTTGTTTTGACGATGCTAGCTATACTTATACCAGCCGCCATGATTGCACGCATAAAGCCGGTTAAAGCCATTAAGTTTGATTAG
- a CDS encoding TetR/AcrR family transcriptional regulator, whose amino-acid sequence MEAVLSRKEQIEKTATALFRTKGFSATSMRDLATALGIEAASIYSHIKSKEEILQRVCFRMAQEFFEAIDAAEALEGSATNRLKRAITAHVQVLTQNTEASAVFLHEWRHLSEPMHGTYLALRDKYEARFREIIRTGIDDGEFAVPDEKFAALTILSSLNWIHTWYKPEGKMTPSEIAENLSEMLLNGLATN is encoded by the coding sequence ATGGAAGCAGTTTTGAGCAGAAAAGAACAAATAGAGAAGACAGCTACGGCTCTTTTTAGAACAAAAGGATTTTCTGCCACCTCTATGCGTGATTTGGCAACTGCTTTGGGCATAGAGGCTGCCAGCATTTACTCCCATATTAAATCAAAGGAGGAAATTCTGCAGCGTGTGTGCTTTAGAATGGCGCAGGAGTTTTTTGAGGCCATAGACGCTGCTGAAGCTCTGGAAGGCAGTGCTACTAACCGCTTAAAGCGCGCAATTACTGCCCATGTGCAGGTGCTAACACAAAATACAGAGGCTTCAGCGGTTTTTCTGCACGAGTGGCGCCACCTGAGCGAGCCGATGCACGGAACTTACCTGGCACTACGCGACAAGTATGAGGCTCGCTTCCGGGAGATAATCCGCACCGGCATTGACGATGGAGAATTTGCAGTGCCGGATGAGAAGTTCGCGGCACTTACCATACTATCGAGTCTCAACTGGATCCATACCTGGTATAAGCCAGAGGGCAAGATGACACCGTCTGAAATTGCCGAAAACTTATCAGAGATGCTACTAAATGGCCTTGCAACCAATTAG
- a CDS encoding mechanosensitive ion channel family protein: MMLDIDSIREMVINFAVLYGLKLLVAIIILVVGTWIIKRLTRIIHNLMVRKGIDESLRPFLGSILNITLWVLLLVLVIAQLGVEMTSFIAVLGSAGLAIGLALQGSLSNFAGGVLILTIKPFRVGDYIEAQGQGGTVHLINIFNTVLKTADNKTIYLPNGPLASTVVVNYSVESTRRVELLFTVSVNNDIGKVRQLIQELINKDERVLQEPAPAIVVTNFAEHAITISTRIWCNRPDYWALLWDMNERAKAAFEQNGIALPVPKREVLSQPSSK; this comes from the coding sequence ATGATGCTGGATATAGATTCTATCCGCGAAATGGTAATAAACTTTGCCGTGCTTTATGGTTTAAAGCTATTAGTAGCCATTATTATTCTGGTAGTTGGGACCTGGATCATCAAACGCTTAACCCGAATCATTCACAACCTGATGGTTCGTAAGGGTATTGATGAATCGCTTCGTCCGTTTTTGGGCAGCATATTAAATATAACCCTATGGGTACTGCTGCTTGTGTTGGTGATTGCGCAGCTTGGCGTAGAGATGACTTCGTTTATAGCTGTATTGGGCTCTGCCGGTTTAGCCATCGGCTTGGCACTGCAGGGCAGCCTGTCAAACTTTGCTGGTGGGGTACTTATACTTACCATCAAGCCTTTTAGAGTTGGCGACTACATTGAGGCACAGGGACAAGGTGGTACAGTGCACCTGATCAATATCTTTAACACTGTACTTAAAACTGCCGATAATAAAACCATCTACCTTCCTAATGGCCCACTTGCTTCAACAGTTGTAGTTAACTATTCCGTAGAATCAACACGCCGCGTGGAGCTTCTTTTCACTGTTTCTGTAAATAACGACATAGGTAAAGTACGTCAACTTATTCAGGAGCTTATCAACAAGGATGAGCGTGTACTGCAGGAGCCTGCTCCGGCCATTGTAGTTACTAACTTTGCTGAGCATGCCATTACCATCAGCACGCGTATCTGGTGTAATCGCCCTGATTATTGGGCCTTGCTCTGGGACATGAACGAACGTGCCAAGGCCGCATTTGAGCAAAATGGTATTGCCTTGCCAGTTCCTAAACGAGAAGTGCTGTCGCAACCGAGCAGCAAATAG
- a CDS encoding enoyl-CoA hydratase-related protein produces the protein MNTAEQQTLEYVNYEVKERVGYITLARAEKRNALNFEVVTELKRAFAFAEEDEASKVLVLRAEGKVFCAGADLEYIQRLQEIDYHDNLIDSTHLMELFRMIYTLKKVVIAQIHGHAIAGGCGLAAICDFGFTVPEAKFGYTEVKIGFIPAIVKVFLLRKIGEAKAKQLLLTGDLVSAEVAEKYGLVNYVVPADELEERVFAFAQKLCAENSKQSMEVTKEMIARVQGMTLEEGLQYASEMNAVARGSEDCQRGIAAFLNKEQINW, from the coding sequence ATGAATACTGCTGAACAGCAGACGCTGGAATATGTAAATTATGAGGTGAAGGAGCGGGTGGGATACATTACGCTTGCCCGAGCCGAGAAAAGAAACGCCCTTAACTTTGAGGTTGTAACAGAGCTGAAGCGGGCTTTCGCTTTTGCCGAAGAAGATGAGGCCAGCAAGGTGCTGGTGCTACGTGCCGAAGGAAAGGTATTCTGTGCCGGGGCCGACCTAGAGTACATACAGCGCCTTCAGGAAATTGATTACCACGATAATTTGATTGATTCCACGCATTTGATGGAGCTGTTCAGAATGATTTATACTTTGAAGAAAGTGGTAATCGCACAAATTCATGGGCATGCCATTGCCGGCGGTTGTGGCCTGGCTGCTATCTGCGACTTCGGGTTTACCGTGCCAGAGGCAAAGTTTGGCTATACAGAAGTAAAGATCGGTTTTATCCCTGCTATTGTTAAAGTGTTCCTGCTGCGTAAGATAGGGGAGGCCAAGGCCAAGCAACTTCTGCTTACCGGTGATCTCGTCTCTGCTGAAGTAGCTGAAAAGTATGGGCTGGTTAATTATGTAGTGCCTGCCGATGAGCTGGAAGAAAGAGTGTTTGCCTTTGCGCAAAAGCTGTGTGCTGAAAATTCAAAACAATCGATGGAGGTAACGAAGGAGATGATTGCGCGAGTACAGGGCATGACGCTGGAAGAAGGCCTGCAGTATGCCTCCGAGATGAATGCTGTAGCCCGCGGTAGCGAAGATTGTCAGCGCGGTATAGCCGCTTTTCTTAACAAAGAACAAATAAACTGGTAG
- a CDS encoding copper resistance protein NlpE N-terminal domain-containing protein, producing MKKAVNILWVGAVLLSGAACTTGSVSDIYTQPVDVGVAKTVEPAAVVGTWRGVIPCADCPGINYNLSLNANNTFEETLVYQDRDVQPFTRTGTWRINEGQVELGSANNSGTSRFSLTPEGNLNMLDQEGKPVTSELAPMYLLRRDTTLIEDNPALWSEKRRLGIDFVATGNEPGWSLEVDLDKGMFFKTLPSESIAMETAVPTQAKSGKVTTYSATTDAGELKVEIVHQPCEDTMSGKVSPYLVRVTAKGINFKGCGTYLGEQTQEKSQH from the coding sequence ATGAAGAAAGCAGTAAATATTTTATGGGTGGGGGCAGTGCTGCTATCAGGGGCTGCTTGTACAACAGGTTCTGTTTCTGATATATATACTCAGCCTGTAGATGTAGGCGTTGCTAAGACTGTTGAACCTGCAGCTGTTGTAGGTACGTGGCGTGGTGTAATCCCATGCGCTGACTGCCCGGGAATTAATTATAACCTCAGCCTAAACGCGAACAACACCTTTGAAGAGACACTAGTTTACCAGGACCGGGATGTGCAGCCTTTTACACGCACTGGCACTTGGCGAATTAATGAAGGTCAAGTGGAGTTAGGGAGCGCAAATAACAGCGGCACTTCCCGTTTTAGCCTAACCCCGGAAGGAAACTTGAACATGCTGGATCAGGAGGGTAAGCCTGTCACCTCAGAGCTTGCTCCCATGTATCTTTTGAGAAGAGATACAACTCTGATAGAAGACAATCCGGCGCTATGGAGTGAAAAACGGAGATTAGGAATAGACTTTGTTGCTACTGGGAATGAGCCGGGATGGTCTCTGGAGGTTGATCTGGATAAGGGCATGTTCTTTAAAACCCTTCCTTCCGAAAGTATAGCCATGGAGACCGCTGTGCCCACGCAAGCTAAAAGTGGAAAGGTCACAACCTATAGCGCCACTACGGATGCTGGTGAATTGAAAGTTGAGATAGTCCATCAACCTTGTGAGGATACTATGTCTGGGAAAGTATCCCCATACTTAGTAAGGGTTACAGCTAAAGGAATCAATTTTAAAGGTTGTGGTACATACCTAGGTGAACAAACTCAAGAGAAGAGCCAGCACTAG
- a CDS encoding ferredoxin--NADP reductase, producing MSSPYFNLKVIEITRETADAATIHFEHPDKQTINYKPGQFLTLILSIEGKEVRRSYSLSSTTQEAPRLSVTVKRVEGGLVSNYLLNTLEVGQEVKVMEPLGNFCLTCAPQNQRNVLLFGAGSGITPLMSILKAVLTEEPNSKVTLLYGNRDEDSVIFKDKLQELEQQYADRLHVEYIYSQPKHDCDHRGRMNQSMIIKILERLQLAKISNAVYFMCGPEGMMEEVRHALDVLHVPADCIFRESFVSNKLQDKQEEAQHGAVVSSDEDEEITTQTVTVIYEGSEYSFVVEPDQTILEAALDQNIDLPYSCQAGLCTACRGKCLSGKVHLDEREGLSDAEMEEGYVLNCVSHPLSANVMIEIG from the coding sequence ATGAGTAGCCCTTACTTTAACCTAAAGGTTATAGAAATCACCCGCGAAACGGCAGATGCTGCCACCATACATTTTGAGCACCCAGATAAACAAACGATAAACTACAAGCCAGGTCAGTTTCTGACGCTGATCTTGTCCATTGAAGGTAAGGAAGTACGCCGTTCGTACTCTTTAAGCAGCACAACACAGGAGGCGCCTCGTCTGTCGGTAACCGTTAAGCGTGTAGAAGGAGGTTTAGTATCGAATTATCTTTTAAATACTCTGGAGGTAGGCCAGGAGGTAAAAGTGATGGAGCCTCTAGGCAACTTCTGCCTGACCTGCGCCCCACAAAACCAACGGAATGTTTTGCTTTTTGGAGCGGGTAGTGGCATCACGCCCCTCATGTCAATCCTGAAAGCAGTACTGACGGAGGAGCCAAACAGCAAAGTAACCCTGCTTTACGGCAACCGTGATGAAGACTCCGTTATTTTTAAAGATAAGCTCCAGGAACTGGAGCAACAATATGCAGACCGCCTGCATGTAGAGTACATTTACAGTCAGCCGAAGCATGATTGCGACCACCGTGGGCGCATGAACCAGAGTATGATCATCAAGATTCTGGAGCGCCTGCAACTGGCTAAGATTTCCAATGCTGTATACTTTATGTGTGGCCCGGAAGGAATGATGGAAGAGGTGCGCCATGCACTGGATGTGCTACACGTACCGGCAGATTGCATCTTCCGCGAAAGTTTCGTGAGCAATAAGCTACAGGATAAGCAGGAGGAGGCACAGCACGGTGCGGTGGTGTCTTCAGACGAAGATGAGGAAATTACCACCCAAACAGTCACCGTTATATATGAAGGCTCAGAGTACAGCTTTGTTGTAGAACCAGACCAGACTATACTGGAAGCAGCACTAGACCAGAATATTGACCTGCCTTATTCCTGCCAAGCTGGTCTTTGTACCGCTTGCCGTGGTAAATGCTTGAGTGGCAAAGTACATCTGGATGAACGTGAGGGGCTTTCTGATGCAGAAATGGAAGAAGGTTACGTGTTGAACTGTGTGAGTCATCCTCTTTCTGCTAACGTTATGATAGAAATCGGATAA
- a CDS encoding M3 family oligoendopeptidase gives MTIQQTTNLTIPERRPRTYLSEYFKVETWETIKPYFEELKARELNSVEELEQWMQDRSELESVLSEDLGWRYIRMTCDTQNEETTKAFQYFISEIEPNIAPLDHELNLKLMHSPYVNGLDKEKYKIYLRGVERALEIFREENIPLQTDISTKQQQYAAITGAMTVTLDGEEMTLQRAADRLKRTDRAVRQEAWRAVQERRYQDREKLDNLFDELLKLRHKVATNADFENFRDYMFAAMGRFDYTPQDCFDFHTSIEETIVPLLTKVDEERKEKLNVEQLRPWDLDVDPSGRKPLEPFKSGEELLEKTVQVFYKLDTYLGDCLATMREMGHLDLESRKGKAPGGYNYPLDEIGVPFIFMNATSSLRDVITMLHEGGHAVHSFLTRDLWLNSFKHPPSEVAELASMSMELISMDYWDTFFVDEDELRRAKKTHLESVLETFPWVATVDKFQHWIYEHPEQTQEQRHQEWLTIFETFNHKIVNWEGLEKFKPFMWQKQLHIYEVPFYYIEYAMAQLGAIAVWKNYKENPAEGLAAYKRALGLGYTVSIGEVYEAAGIKFDFSTDYIKSLVDFVKSEMASL, from the coding sequence ATGACAATACAACAAACAACTAACTTAACTATTCCTGAGCGCAGACCTCGCACCTACCTTTCCGAATATTTCAAAGTTGAAACTTGGGAAACCATAAAGCCATACTTCGAGGAATTAAAGGCGCGTGAGCTGAATAGTGTTGAGGAATTAGAGCAGTGGATGCAAGACCGCAGTGAACTCGAAAGCGTACTTTCAGAGGACTTAGGCTGGCGCTACATCCGCATGACTTGCGACACACAAAATGAGGAAACCACTAAGGCATTTCAATACTTTATCTCAGAGATCGAACCTAACATTGCACCGCTGGATCATGAGTTGAATCTGAAGCTGATGCACTCGCCATACGTGAATGGGTTGGACAAAGAAAAGTATAAAATATACCTGCGCGGTGTAGAGCGTGCGTTGGAAATTTTCCGGGAAGAGAATATTCCACTTCAAACCGATATCAGTACAAAGCAGCAGCAGTATGCTGCCATTACCGGTGCCATGACAGTTACGCTCGATGGGGAAGAGATGACACTGCAGCGCGCCGCCGATCGCCTGAAGCGCACTGATCGTGCTGTTCGCCAAGAAGCTTGGCGTGCAGTTCAAGAGCGCCGTTATCAGGACCGTGAGAAACTGGATAATCTTTTTGATGAGTTGCTGAAGCTGCGCCACAAGGTTGCCACCAATGCTGATTTCGAGAACTTCCGCGATTACATGTTTGCAGCCATGGGCCGCTTCGACTATACACCGCAGGATTGTTTTGATTTCCATACTTCAATTGAGGAGACCATTGTACCGCTTCTTACAAAGGTTGATGAGGAGCGTAAAGAGAAGTTGAATGTAGAGCAACTGCGACCTTGGGACCTGGATGTTGATCCATCGGGCAGAAAGCCACTGGAGCCATTCAAGTCTGGCGAAGAGCTTTTAGAGAAAACAGTACAGGTATTTTATAAGTTAGACACTTACCTTGGGGATTGCCTGGCAACCATGCGCGAAATGGGGCACCTGGACCTGGAGTCTAGAAAGGGGAAAGCCCCAGGTGGTTATAACTACCCGCTTGACGAAATCGGAGTGCCTTTCATCTTCATGAATGCTACCTCTAGCTTGCGTGATGTTATTACTATGCTTCACGAAGGAGGCCATGCTGTTCATTCTTTCCTGACGCGTGATCTGTGGTTAAACTCCTTCAAACACCCACCTTCAGAAGTGGCCGAACTTGCTTCAATGTCGATGGAACTGATCTCGATGGACTATTGGGACACTTTCTTTGTGGATGAAGATGAACTGCGCCGTGCCAAGAAAACACACCTAGAAAGTGTGCTGGAGACATTTCCTTGGGTGGCGACAGTTGATAAATTTCAGCACTGGATTTATGAGCACCCAGAGCAGACGCAGGAGCAGCGCCATCAGGAGTGGCTTACCATCTTTGAGACTTTTAACCACAAAATAGTTAATTGGGAAGGGCTGGAGAAATTCAAACCATTTATGTGGCAGAAGCAGCTTCATATTTATGAGGTGCCATTTTACTATATAGAGTATGCCATGGCGCAACTTGGAGCTATAGCGGTTTGGAAGAACTACAAGGAGAATCCTGCCGAGGGACTTGCTGCCTATAAGCGTGCGCTTGGCCTGGGCTACACCGTATCGATTGGTGAAGTTTACGAAGCAGCAGGGATTAAATTTGATTTCAGTACAGATTACATCAAGAGCCTCGTGGATTTTGTTAAATCAGAAATGGCTAGTCTGTAA
- a CDS encoding peptidoglycan DD-metalloendopeptidase family protein, with protein MENTLDLSSLLSRHRHTFAPVLDTDLNADCVCTLDFTASCVQLQDVDLQDTDAFNQAVLQMMQEQRATVGVGGYLEDRFIYRRSRHFDVATESRNLHLGVDVWLPAGTAVFTPLDAIVHSFQDNDNFGDYGPTIILQHELEGVTFYTLYGHLSRTSLKGLHDGKRFAKGEKIAEVGPYPENGHWPPHLHFQIIADMSGKYGDFPGVATTSERAKYEQLCPDPNLILQCRHLPDTFKTA; from the coding sequence ATGGAAAACACCCTAGACCTTAGCTCTCTGCTAAGCAGGCATCGCCATACCTTTGCTCCAGTGCTGGACACTGACCTGAACGCCGATTGCGTCTGCACTTTGGACTTTACAGCCTCCTGCGTACAACTACAAGATGTTGACCTGCAGGATACGGATGCTTTCAACCAGGCTGTGCTCCAAATGATGCAAGAGCAAAGAGCAACCGTTGGTGTTGGTGGGTACCTGGAAGACCGTTTTATCTACCGCCGCAGCCGACACTTTGATGTAGCAACAGAAAGTCGCAACCTGCACCTGGGCGTAGACGTGTGGCTCCCTGCGGGCACAGCAGTGTTTACGCCACTAGATGCTATTGTGCATAGCTTTCAGGACAATGATAACTTTGGCGACTACGGCCCTACTATCATCCTACAGCATGAGCTGGAAGGAGTAACATTTTACACCTTATATGGCCACCTTAGCCGCACCTCCCTGAAGGGCCTGCACGACGGTAAGCGTTTTGCCAAAGGCGAGAAAATAGCAGAAGTAGGTCCCTACCCTGAAAACGGCCACTGGCCTCCGCACCTTCATTTCCAGATAATTGCGGATATGAGTGGTAAGTACGGAGACTTTCCAGGCGTAGCCACAACTTCAGAGCGCGCCAAGTACGAGCAGCTTTGCCCGGACCCGAACCTTATTCTGCAGTGCCGCCACCTGCCTGATACTTTCAAGACCGCATAG